AAAAGCTGTTGAATTCAGTCTGGAGGGCAGCGATGGAAAACGTCACAGTCTGTCAGACTATGCCGGTAAAACCCTGGTGCTCTATTTCTATCCCAAGGACAATACTCCGGGATGTACCAAGGAAGCTTGCTCTTTCAGGGATCTGCATTCCCAATTCGAGGGGATCGATGCCGTACTTTTGGGCGTCAGTCGTGACAGTCTTTCCTCTCACGACAAGTTCATCGGCCGCTTTGGACTGCCCTTTGTCCTGCTGTCCGATCCTGACGCATCGGTCATGCAGGCTTATGGCGCCTACGGAGAGAAAAATCTCTACGGGAAAAAGGTGATGGGGGTCATTCGTTCGACGGTGGTGATCGGACCCGACGGAACCGTGTTCAAGCATTGGCCGGCGGTGAAAAAGGCTGAACTCCATCCCCGGGAGGTGCTAGAGTTTCTTCAGGGGAGATGATTCACAATAAAAACCCCGGATCGGGTTAGACCCCGATCCGGGGTTTTTATTGCCGGTCTACTGAAGGGAAAAGATTAAAATGCGTAGGACATGCTGATACCGGCCAGATGGATGTGGTTTTCGTATTTTCCGTTTGCGATGTCACCATATTGATTGCTATTCTTGCTGCGGTTTTCCTGAAGCTGAAAACCGTAGGCGAGAGCCAGTTTGAGTCTATCGAAGACCAGTTCGGTCCCAACAGTGAACAGATGGGTGTCGGAATCGGGGATGGCCGGTTCGAAGGTACTGTCAGGAATGGGATTCTCTCCGTACAGGTAGCCGGCCATCAGGGCTACCCGGTTGCTGGCGCGGTACTTGGTACCGATATTGTAGGCCCAGGTGCTATGCCAATTGCGGGGGTAGCTGACTGTGCTTATGGCAAGGGGGGAGACGGGCTGATTAAAATCAATGGTCAAATCGTCAAAAGATTCCCAATCCTCCCAGCGAACCCCTGTTTCCAAGACCCAGGCCGGTGAAATCCGCCAGGCAATTCCGGCAGTCAGCTGTTGCGGCAGCCTGATGGAGGTATCACCCTTGGTGTCGGGAAAAAACGGACCCACCAACCCGGCAATTTCATCAGGAACATCAAACTTGGCCTTACCATCGATATCGATTTTGATTTCGCTGCGATAAGCCGCACCAAAAGAGATACCATCGGTAATCTGATGGAAAACTCCTGCATTGAATCCGACTCCCTCACCATCACCGGAAAATTCCTGGCCTACCAGGGGCAGGTTCACGTCCAGAAGGATTTTGTTCTTCAGTTTGGCGTCTAGCAGAAGGATATCCAGACCGGCCCCGATGGCAAACCTTGGGGTGACACGCCAGGCGACGGCGGGATTGATGTTGAACGTGGTGATGCGGGATTTGGTGGCGAGAAGATTCCCCTCCCAGTCGCTGTCCCAGACAGTCCCGAGACCGAAAGGGCTGAACACCGCCAACCCGGCACTGAATTTGTCGCTGAACTGGTGGGACAGATAGAAAGTGCTGGGAAACCAGGCATTGTCTTCGTTTTTTTCCGTGGGACCGTCGGCGGCGCTCTCAAATTTGCGGTAGGGAAATACGCCGGTTGTGCCCAGTTCGATCTGGGTTCCAGGGACAAGCGTCATCAGAGCCGGATTGAAATAAATTGAGGAAGGCCCATCGCTGTGGGCCACGGTGGCATTTGCCTGGCCGAGAGCATCAGCGCCCTGAGTGAAAATACCGAATCCGGAAGCGTGGGCGGTTGACTGTAAAAATACACACACCAGGAAAAAAATAATTGTAGCCAAAAGAGAAGGGTTGTTGTATTTCTTCATAAAAATCCCTCCATAAAAATATGTTTTTCAAAAAAGAAAGCAACGATTTGGCGCAGGCCTCCTATTATGTCAAACTCCAGTGCAAATAGCTAATGTAAAATGCATCCGTCTCTGAAGGATCTTGAAATGAAAAAAACAGCAGGGAAAAAAAATGTCCTGGATGGAATCATAGTCTCCGACTATGGGCACGACAGTTTATCCGCAACAAATGCCTTACGTCTTAAGATAGGAGACAGTGTCGGAAATATTCAGGAGATACACAGGTTGTTGAATACCATTAAAGGTGCTCCCTGTTCAACAGGTGAAAAAAATATCCCTAGCTGGGACGGAGCTCCTAAGTTGAATGGGATTTTTTTATTGAGCTTTTTGAATAAAAGGAAATATTCTTTTGAGCTAATAAATAATTACAAATTGGAACAAGAGAAAGTTAAAATACTTGCGGAAATGAATCCAAAATTTGTTCTCATATCAACTACATTTATTTATCGAAAGATAGACTTATTGAAGTTGGCGAAAGAGTTGAGAGAGACATTTAAGAACTCTGTAATCATAGTTGGTGGTCCTTTTGTTTATTCATCTTTTCTTCTAATGGAAAAAGCGAGGATCGGAGGTTACCAGACGGCCATTGCTTCAAAGGATTATCTTTTTCTGGAGATCGACGAGGAACCCTTGGTTGATTTTTATGTTATCAGTCCTCGAGGGGAGCATGTTTTGCTTGAACTAATGAGGAGGGTAGAGGATGGAGGCGATTTTCGAGGGTTGCCGAATATTGCACAGTACAAAGATGGAAAATACTGTTTCTCAGACTTCCAAAGCGAAAATTGTAGTGGCGATCAACTTTCTGTAGACTGGAACTGCTTGCCAGAAAGTATTTTTTCGACAAAAGTTGTCCCAGTGCAAGCCAGCAATGGATGTACTTATAATTGTAGTTTTTGTAATTTTACAAAAAGCAAAAAAGTAAATTGCGTCAAATCTATGGATCTGCTTTTTTCTGAGCTAAGACAAGTTCAACAGAAAGGCGTGAATTATATCTGGTTTTCAGATGACAATTTCCGATTGGGGAAAAAGGATCTGAAATATTTTTGTCAGAGAATGGTTGATGAGAAAATTGCACTAAAATGGATGAGTTTTATCAGGGCATCGAGTTTAACCGATATGGATATGGATTTGTTAAAGAAATCCGGTTGCATCGAAGTGCAACTTGGGGTAGAGTCCGGAAGTCAAGAAATCCTTAACAATATGAATAAAAGAGCATCTCCGGATCTATACCAAAAGGTAATAAGGGGTTTGTTATCGAACGGGATCGACTGCTCGTGCTATTTCATTATTGGTTTCCCAGGTGAGACAGAGAAAACAGTTGCCGAAACCCTGCAATTTATAAAACAAATCGAGGGCCTTGATGCAGAGGGCTGCTTATCCTGGTCAATTTTCCCCTTTATTCTCAGTCCATTAAGTCCTATTTATGAACAAAGGGAGAGAGAAAGGTATAGTCTTGAAGGATACATGCACCAATGGCAGCACAAAACAATGAATTCAACAAAAGCAAAAGAACTTATAAAAAAGATTTATTTTGGACTTGAAAAATCCGCGCCGATTTATAGAGGAGACAATCTGGACCTTTTAAAAATAATGGGACCTGAAAAGAAAAAACAGTTTTTTAATAAACGACATTTTCTGGCAAAGTCGATGTTAAGAGACAA
This portion of the Syntrophotaleaceae bacterium genome encodes:
- a CDS encoding peroxiredoxin — encoded protein: MSILEGKKAVEFSLEGSDGKRHSLSDYAGKTLVLYFYPKDNTPGCTKEACSFRDLHSQFEGIDAVLLGVSRDSLSSHDKFIGRFGLPFVLLSDPDASVMQAYGAYGEKNLYGKKVMGVIRSTVVIGPDGTVFKHWPAVKKAELHPREVLEFLQGR
- a CDS encoding outer membrane protein transport protein yields the protein MKKYNNPSLLATIIFFLVCVFLQSTAHASGFGIFTQGADALGQANATVAHSDGPSSIYFNPALMTLVPGTQIELGTTGVFPYRKFESAADGPTEKNEDNAWFPSTFYLSHQFSDKFSAGLAVFSPFGLGTVWDSDWEGNLLATKSRITTFNINPAVAWRVTPRFAIGAGLDILLLDAKLKNKILLDVNLPLVGQEFSGDGEGVGFNAGVFHQITDGISFGAAYRSEIKIDIDGKAKFDVPDEIAGLVGPFFPDTKGDTSIRLPQQLTAGIAWRISPAWVLETGVRWEDWESFDDLTIDFNQPVSPLAISTVSYPRNWHSTWAYNIGTKYRASNRVALMAGYLYGENPIPDSTFEPAIPDSDTHLFTVGTELVFDRLKLALAYGFQLQENRSKNSNQYGDIANGKYENHIHLAGISMSYAF
- a CDS encoding radical SAM protein, producing the protein MKKTAGKKNVLDGIIVSDYGHDSLSATNALRLKIGDSVGNIQEIHRLLNTIKGAPCSTGEKNIPSWDGAPKLNGIFLLSFLNKRKYSFELINNYKLEQEKVKILAEMNPKFVLISTTFIYRKIDLLKLAKELRETFKNSVIIVGGPFVYSSFLLMEKARIGGYQTAIASKDYLFLEIDEEPLVDFYVISPRGEHVLLELMRRVEDGGDFRGLPNIAQYKDGKYCFSDFQSENCSGDQLSVDWNCLPESIFSTKVVPVQASNGCTYNCSFCNFTKSKKVNCVKSMDLLFSELRQVQQKGVNYIWFSDDNFRLGKKDLKYFCQRMVDEKIALKWMSFIRASSLTDMDMDLLKKSGCIEVQLGVESGSQEILNNMNKRASPDLYQKVIRGLLSNGIDCSCYFIIGFPGETEKTVAETLQFIKQIEGLDAEGCLSWSIFPFILSPLSPIYEQRERERYSLEGYMHQWQHKTMNSTKAKELIKKIYFGLEKSAPIYRGDNLDLLKIMGPEKKKQFFNKRHFLAKSMLRDKDAFDSNKKIAEVFKFLNDEKS